From the genome of Amycolatopsis sp. NBC_01488, one region includes:
- a CDS encoding DUF3145 domain-containing protein, whose product MSTRGSTRGVVYVHSSPSAVCPHVEWAISGTLGARVDLKWTAQPASPGQLRAECGWRAPAGSGAKLAAALKAWPMIRFEVTEEPSAGVDGERFCFAPGLGLWHGRTSANGDIVVGEDQLRALVAMTRGGESLAHKLDELLAASWDEALEPYRHAGDGAPVTWLHQVG is encoded by the coding sequence GTGAGCACCCGTGGCAGCACCCGAGGTGTGGTGTACGTCCACTCGTCGCCGTCTGCGGTGTGTCCGCACGTCGAGTGGGCCATTTCGGGCACCCTGGGTGCCCGCGTTGACCTGAAGTGGACGGCGCAGCCGGCCAGTCCGGGTCAGCTTCGCGCCGAGTGCGGCTGGCGCGCGCCCGCGGGCTCCGGCGCCAAACTGGCGGCGGCGCTCAAGGCGTGGCCGATGATTCGGTTCGAGGTCACCGAAGAGCCCAGCGCGGGCGTCGACGGCGAACGGTTCTGCTTCGCGCCCGGCCTCGGCCTGTGGCACGGGCGGACCAGCGCCAACGGCGACATCGTGGTGGGCGAAGACCAGCTGCGCGCGCTCGTCGCCATGACCCGCGGAGGTGAGTCGCTCGCGCACAAGCTCGACGAGCTCCTCGCCGCGAGCTGGGACGAGGCGCTCGAGCCCTACCGCCACGCCGGCGACGGCGCACCGGTGACCTGGTTGCACCAGGTCGGCTGA
- a CDS encoding dihydrolipoyl dehydrogenase family protein, with protein MSGQTFDVVVIGAGPVGEVAAERAARGGLKVALVEHERFGGECSYWACIPSKALLRPGNLLAAAKRIPGVPVGDRLDPAAVFARRDWFTGKGDDSGQVEWARGAGIEPIRGHGALSGEREVTLDDGRVLTARHAVIVCTGSVPSTPSIPGLDTIRPWGSREATSAESVPRRLGVLGGGVVGVEMAQAFASLGSEVHLVITGERPLPRNAAFAGDLVLHGLREAGVYVHTESGVSEVSDTGNGTEVVLKDGERLVVDEFLVATGRRPATAGLGLEAFGVEPGHALEVDDTGRVSAVDGDWLFAAGDVTGRAPLTHQGKYGARAAGDTVAALAAGTPVSSEPWSRFTATADHHAVPQVVFTDPEVAAVGLADARPGSADRVVDIDIAVAGSSLHADGYTGKARMVVDTERNVLLGVTFVGQDVSELLHSATIAIVAEVPLDRLWHAVPSFPTISEVWLRLLEAYGL; from the coding sequence ATGTCTGGACAGACTTTTGACGTAGTGGTGATCGGCGCGGGTCCGGTGGGGGAGGTGGCCGCCGAGCGGGCGGCCCGCGGAGGCCTCAAGGTCGCCCTCGTCGAGCACGAGCGCTTCGGTGGCGAGTGCTCCTACTGGGCCTGCATCCCGAGCAAGGCGTTGCTGCGGCCGGGAAACCTCCTGGCCGCGGCGAAGCGGATCCCCGGCGTGCCGGTCGGTGACCGGCTCGACCCCGCGGCGGTCTTCGCGCGCCGGGACTGGTTCACCGGCAAGGGCGACGACTCGGGGCAGGTCGAGTGGGCCCGCGGCGCCGGCATCGAGCCGATCCGCGGCCACGGCGCGCTCAGCGGCGAGCGGGAGGTGACCCTCGACGACGGCCGCGTGCTGACCGCGCGGCACGCGGTGATCGTGTGCACCGGCAGCGTGCCGAGCACGCCGTCGATCCCCGGGCTCGACACGATCCGGCCGTGGGGTTCGCGCGAGGCGACGTCGGCGGAGTCGGTGCCGCGCCGGCTGGGCGTGCTCGGGGGCGGGGTGGTCGGCGTCGAGATGGCGCAGGCGTTCGCGTCGCTGGGCTCGGAGGTCCACCTGGTGATCACCGGCGAGCGGCCGCTGCCGCGCAACGCCGCGTTCGCCGGCGACCTCGTGCTGCACGGGCTGCGCGAAGCCGGCGTGTACGTGCACACGGAGTCGGGCGTTTCCGAGGTGTCCGACACCGGGAACGGGACCGAGGTGGTGCTCAAGGACGGCGAGCGGCTCGTCGTCGACGAGTTCCTCGTGGCGACCGGCCGCCGGCCCGCGACGGCCGGGCTCGGGCTCGAGGCGTTCGGCGTCGAGCCCGGTCACGCGCTGGAGGTCGACGACACCGGCCGGGTGTCCGCAGTGGACGGTGACTGGCTGTTCGCGGCGGGCGACGTCACCGGCCGCGCCCCGCTGACCCACCAGGGCAAGTACGGCGCCCGCGCGGCGGGCGACACGGTGGCGGCGCTGGCCGCGGGCACGCCGGTGTCCTCGGAGCCGTGGAGCCGCTTCACCGCCACCGCCGACCACCACGCGGTGCCGCAGGTGGTGTTCACCGACCCGGAGGTCGCGGCCGTCGGCCTGGCGGACGCGCGGCCCGGCTCGGCCGACCGCGTCGTCGACATCGACATCGCGGTGGCGGGCTCGTCGCTGCACGCGGACGGCTACACCGGCAAGGCCCGGATGGTCGTCGACACCGAGCGGAACGTCCTGCTCGGCGTGACGTTCGTCGGCCAGGACGTCTCGGAGCTGCTGCACTCGGCGACGATCGCGATCGTCGCCGAGGTCCCGCTCGACCGGCTGTGGCACGCGGTGCCGTCGTTCCCGACGATCAGCGAGGTCTGGCTGCGGCTGCTGGAGGCGTACGGCCTCTGA
- a CDS encoding Lsr2 dimerization domain-containing protein: MAKNTAVRVLDDLTGEPAAETVGFGIDGVDYDIDLSFANADALRELLQRYADAGRRTGGRKRRPRIVPGAKRPRAKAAPKTAKASTKTTKTTKTAKAEPKATTTRAKAAAKATSARAKTTKAEPVKTTRTRKAAEPKKTTRATAPKVPGVTFSAAEK, from the coding sequence GTGGCCAAGAACACGGCTGTGCGGGTCCTGGACGATCTCACCGGCGAGCCCGCCGCCGAGACCGTCGGGTTCGGGATCGACGGCGTCGACTACGACATCGACCTCTCCTTCGCCAACGCCGACGCACTGCGTGAGCTGCTGCAGCGCTACGCCGACGCGGGTCGCCGCACCGGCGGCCGCAAGCGCCGGCCGCGGATCGTCCCGGGCGCGAAGCGGCCACGGGCGAAGGCGGCCCCGAAGACGGCGAAGGCGTCCACCAAGACCACCAAGACCACCAAGACCGCGAAGGCCGAGCCCAAGGCCACCACGACCCGCGCGAAGGCGGCGGCGAAGGCCACGTCGGCCCGCGCGAAGACCACTAAGGCCGAGCCGGTGAAGACCACCCGCACCCGCAAGGCGGCGGAGCCGAAGAAGACCACCCGCGCGACCGCGCCGAAGGTCCCGGGCGTCACGTTCTCGGCGGCCGAGAAGTAG
- a CDS encoding lipoate--protein ligase family protein: protein MTTGSDVRAAFTDPAENLAFDEALLRVAPESPVLWLWRNPVCVVVGRGQRIAREVRVSECERDAVPVLRRASGGGTVFHDPGNLNVTLVLPGPADRPLETLGKVMSAAVDQLGLVPRIGDRGLFVEDAKLCGFAVFRTKGGLLAHSTLLVETSASLVGRYLTSAPPDPRPLDSHRSPVASLAEHGLRPGFPSVEAAVRAAASQILGTFVPRPPSAAELTRQRALLHTRYRYPAWHADGAQRAA from the coding sequence AGAACCTCGCGTTCGACGAAGCGCTCCTCCGGGTTGCGCCCGAGTCACCGGTGCTGTGGCTCTGGCGCAACCCGGTTTGCGTCGTGGTGGGGCGCGGCCAGCGGATCGCGCGCGAGGTGCGCGTTTCGGAGTGCGAGCGTGACGCCGTCCCGGTGCTGCGGCGGGCCAGCGGCGGCGGCACCGTGTTCCACGACCCGGGCAACCTGAACGTGACGCTGGTCCTGCCCGGCCCGGCCGATCGGCCGCTGGAGACGCTCGGCAAGGTGATGAGCGCCGCCGTCGACCAGCTCGGCCTGGTGCCCCGGATCGGCGACCGCGGCCTGTTCGTCGAGGACGCGAAGCTGTGCGGCTTCGCCGTGTTCCGCACCAAGGGCGGGCTGCTGGCGCATTCGACGTTGCTGGTCGAGACGTCGGCGTCGCTGGTCGGGCGCTACCTGACGAGCGCGCCGCCGGACCCGCGGCCGCTCGACTCCCACCGCAGCCCGGTCGCCTCGCTGGCCGAGCACGGGCTGCGTCCCGGGTTCCCGTCGGTCGAAGCGGCGGTGCGGGCGGCGGCGTCACAGATCCTCGGGACGTTCGTGCCGCGCCCGCCGTCCGCCGCCGAGCTGACGCGGCAGCGCGCACTGCTCCACACGCGGTACCGGTACCCGGCGTGGCACGCGGACGGTGCCCAGCGCGCGGCTTGA